The following proteins are co-located in the Spea bombifrons isolate aSpeBom1 chromosome 3, aSpeBom1.2.pri, whole genome shotgun sequence genome:
- the ZNF639 gene encoding zinc finger protein 639, producing the protein MNEHPKKRKRKTSFPSRYAGQAATATSPEVSVPVKTIENNGIFFDHCYSVCSIIPPEYKPPETEDELSTNGESRDNCESPTLIPQPDDEDAVVEIHTEEPEDVPSPVSEEDSPLQIDESPESSPSNLTAAQKWPLLRANSSGLFRCEQCDYNSKYFNDLKQHMILKHKCAESHICKVCKQGFSSDDLLSEHAKIHEEQLSCKHCDYKTNSFESLNHHVADVHFNDFLYWCEQCDLQFCTSSELYLHFQEHSCDEQYLCQFCEHETNDPEDLHSHVVNEHTCRLIELSDAYNSGARGQFSLLNKINFDKSKNFFVCQVCGFSSRLHTNVNRHVAIEHTRFYPHVCDDCGKGFSGMLEYSQHLNSHSSEGVYLCQYCEYSTGQLEDLKTHLDFRHSADMPHKCSNCLLRFGSEDELKSHLVTHDLGN; encoded by the exons ATGAATGAACATCCCAAGAAACGAAAAAGGAAAACTTCTTTCCCATCTCGATATGCAGGACAGGCTGCTACTGCAACATCTCCTG AAGTGTCTGTTCCTGTCAAAACGATAGAAAACAATGGAATATTCTTTGATCACTGTTACAGTGTCTGCTCCATTATCCCACCGGAATATAAACCTCCAGAAActgaag ATGAGCTCAGTACTAATGGAGAGAGCAGGGACAACTGTGAGTCCCCAACGCTAATCCCGCAGCCGGATGATGAGGATGCAGTCGTGGAGATCCACACCGAAGAACCTGAGGACGTGCCTTCACCGGTCAGCGAGGAAGACTCGCCGCTTCAGATCGATGAAAGTCCTGAGAGCAGTCCTTCGAATTTGACTGCAGCCCAGAAATGGCCTTTACTCCGGGCCAACAGCAGCGGCCTGTTCAGATGTGAGCAGTGTGACTATAACAGCAAGTACTTCAATGATCTCAAACAGCACATGATTCTGAAGCACAAATGTGCCGAGTCGCACATCTGTAAAGTGTGCAAACAGGGCTTCTCCAGTGATGACTTGCTTTCAGAACACGCGAAGATCCACGAGGAGCAGCTGAGCTGTAAGCACTGCGACTACAAGACCAATTCCTTTGAGAGCCTTAACCATCATGTGGCCGATGTGCATTTCAATGACTTTCTGTACTGGTGTGAGCAGTGCGACCTGCAGTTCTGCACTAGTAGCGAGCTGTACTTACACTTCCAGGAGCACAGCTGTGATGAGCAGTACTTATGCCAGTTCTGTGAGCATGAGACCAACGATCCGGAAGACCTCCATAGCCATGTGGTGAACGAACACACCTGTCGCTTGATCGAGCTAAGCGATGCTTATAATAGCGGGGCTCGCGGGCAGTTCAGCCTCTTAAACAAAATCAACTTTGATAAGTCCAAAAACTTTTTTGTCTGTCAAGTATGTGGCTTCAGCAGCAGGCTCCACACCAATGTCAATAGGCACGTAGCGATAGAACACACCCGATTCTACCCTCACGTTTGTGATGACTGTGGAAAAGGGTTCTCTGGGATGCTGGAATACAGCCAGCATTTAAATTCTCATTCATCTGAAGGCGTCTACCTATGCCAGTATTGCGAATATTCCACGGGCCAGCTGGAAGATCTGAAGACGCATTTAGATTTTAGACACTCTGCAGACATGCCCCATAAATGCAGCAATTGCCTGCTGAGGTTTGGGTCAGAAGATGAACTTAAAAGTCATCTCGTGACTCACGATTTGGGGAATTAA